From Flavobacteriales bacterium, the proteins below share one genomic window:
- a CDS encoding cytochrome c oxidase subunit I gives MAAHAEHHHEESFISKYIFSQDHKMISKQFLISAIFIAIIAYMLSAFFRMQLAWPGESFSFLNAFLGERWAPDGVLDTNAYLALVTIHGTLMVFFVLTGGLSGTFANLLIPLQLGARDMASGFLNMLSYWFFFLSTVVMLSSLFIEGGAASGGWTVYPPLSALPQAMPGSGMGMTMWLISMVLFIVSSLLGGLNYIVTIISLRTEGMKMTRMPLTIWAIFVTAILGVLSFPVLLSAALLLVMDRTMGTSFYLSDIHIAGEALDYVGGSPILYEHLFWFLGHPEVYIVLLPALGITSEVISTNARKPIFGYKAMIGSIIAIGFLSFIVWGHHMYLTGMNPFLGAVFVATTLLIAIPSAVKVFNYVTTLWKGNLIFTPGMLYSIAMVSTFITGGVTGIILADAALDIPVHDTYFVVAHFHVVMGVSAIFGMFAGVYHWYPKMFGRMMNKKLGMVHFWTTFIAAYGVFLPMHFVGMAGLPRRYYDYTNFPMFDGVMDLQVVITVFAIIGGAAQVFFVYNFFYSIYRGQKASANPWKSNTLEWTTPVEHIHGNWPGEIPTVYRWPYDYSKPGKELDYVPQTVPLEEGEEEH, from the coding sequence ATGGCTGCACACGCTGAACATCATCACGAAGAGAGCTTTATAAGCAAGTACATCTTTAGCCAAGATCATAAGATGATCTCTAAGCAGTTCTTGATTTCTGCAATATTCATCGCGATCATAGCCTACATGCTATCTGCATTCTTCCGAATGCAATTGGCCTGGCCTGGGGAGAGTTTTTCGTTCCTCAATGCATTCCTAGGCGAAAGATGGGCTCCAGATGGAGTCCTGGATACCAACGCCTATCTCGCATTGGTGACCATACATGGTACCCTCATGGTCTTCTTTGTCCTCACCGGAGGATTGAGTGGGACCTTTGCTAATCTTCTGATTCCGCTCCAATTGGGAGCTAGGGACATGGCCTCAGGCTTCCTGAACATGCTGTCCTATTGGTTCTTCTTCCTATCTACTGTTGTCATGCTCTCTTCTTTGTTCATAGAAGGAGGAGCTGCAAGTGGCGGTTGGACGGTATATCCTCCTTTGAGTGCTTTACCCCAGGCTATGCCAGGCTCAGGAATGGGTATGACCATGTGGTTGATCAGTATGGTCCTCTTCATCGTCTCATCCTTACTGGGTGGACTGAACTATATCGTTACCATCATCTCACTCCGGACCGAGGGAATGAAGATGACCCGAATGCCTCTGACCATCTGGGCCATTTTTGTAACTGCGATACTTGGAGTCCTTAGTTTCCCAGTCCTACTTTCTGCAGCCCTGCTTCTCGTTATGGACCGTACCATGGGCACCAGCTTCTATCTTTCTGATATCCACATTGCTGGAGAAGCACTTGATTACGTAGGAGGAAGTCCCATACTATATGAGCACTTGTTCTGGTTCTTAGGACACCCTGAGGTATATATCGTACTGCTACCAGCATTGGGTATCACTTCTGAAGTGATCTCTACCAATGCACGTAAACCTATATTCGGTTACAAGGCAATGATCGGCTCGATCATCGCCATCGGATTCCTCTCATTCATCGTATGGGGACACCACATGTACCTCACAGGGATGAATCCTTTCCTAGGCGCAGTATTCGTAGCAACTACCCTTTTGATCGCCATTCCATCGGCAGTCAAGGTGTTCAACTATGTCACTACCCTTTGGAAAGGGAACTTGATCTTTACACCCGGCATGCTCTACTCTATTGCCATGGTGTCCACCTTCATCACAGGAGGAGTCACGGGGATCATTCTGGCGGATGCGGCATTGGATATTCCAGTGCATGACACCTATTTCGTGGTGGCGCACTTCCACGTAGTGATGGGAGTATCTGCCATATTCGGGATGTTTGCCGGAGTGTATCATTGGTACCCCAAGATGTTCGGCCGAATGATGAATAAGAAACTGGGAATGGTACACTTCTGGACCACCTTCATAGCGGCATACGGAGTATTCCTTCCTATGCACTTCGTGGGCATGGCCGGATTGCCAAGACGATATTATGATTACACCAACTTCCCGATGTTCGATGGGGTAATGGACCTTCAAGTGGTCATTACTGTGTTTGCCATCATCGGTGGTGCAGCTCAGGTCTTCTTCGTCTACAATTTCTTCTATAGCATTTATAGAGGGCAGAAGGCCTCGGCCAATCCATGGAAGTCCAACACCTTGGAATGGACTACTCCTGTCGAACACATCCACGGTAACTGGCCTGGAGAGATTCCTACTGTTTACCGTTGGCCATACGACTACTCCAAGCCGGGTAAAGAACTGGATTATGTACCTCAGACCGTACCTCTGGAAGAAGGGGAAGAGGAGCATTGA
- the ruvB gene encoding Holliday junction branch migration DNA helicase RuvB, giving the protein MEDFDIRQEAQRTELEIEGHLRPQSFDDFAGQRSVLENLEVFVAAAKGREESLDHVLLHGPPGLGKTTLANIIANELGVNLRTTSGPVLDKPGDLAGLLTNLETHDVLFIDEIHRLSPVIEEYLYSAMEDYRIDLVIDAGPNARTVQIALNPFTLIGATTRSGLLTAPLRARFGINSRLSYYDVETMTGIVERSAGILEVPIQPKAAFEIAGRSRGTPRIANALLRRVRDFAQVKGNGTIDLDITRSALKALNVDENGLDEMDNRILSVLIDNFKGGPVGLNTISTAVGEDSGTLEEVYEPFLIMEGFLARTPRGRQVTEKAYRHLGRTMGSDGSLF; this is encoded by the coding sequence ATGGAGGATTTCGATATACGACAAGAAGCGCAACGCACAGAGCTGGAGATAGAAGGTCACCTGAGACCACAATCCTTCGATGATTTTGCAGGTCAGCGAAGTGTACTTGAGAATCTAGAGGTGTTCGTTGCTGCTGCAAAGGGACGGGAAGAGTCCTTGGACCATGTGCTTCTACACGGACCTCCTGGTCTCGGGAAGACCACTTTGGCCAATATCATAGCCAATGAGCTTGGAGTGAACCTACGCACTACCTCAGGGCCCGTATTGGATAAACCGGGTGATCTGGCCGGTCTACTGACCAACTTGGAGACGCATGATGTGCTCTTCATCGATGAGATACACCGATTGAGTCCCGTGATAGAGGAGTACCTCTACTCGGCTATGGAAGATTACAGGATAGATCTGGTCATCGATGCCGGACCGAATGCGAGGACCGTACAGATCGCACTCAATCCATTCACACTCATCGGGGCTACCACACGCTCAGGATTGCTTACAGCGCCTCTGAGAGCAAGATTTGGGATCAACTCACGACTCTCTTATTATGATGTGGAGACCATGACCGGAATCGTAGAACGCTCGGCCGGTATTCTAGAAGTGCCCATCCAGCCCAAAGCGGCCTTTGAGATTGCCGGAAGGAGCAGAGGTACACCCCGTATCGCCAATGCGCTACTGCGTAGGGTTCGGGATTTTGCCCAAGTGAAAGGTAACGGCACCATCGATTTGGACATCACTCGAAGTGCGCTGAAGGCCCTGAATGTGGATGAGAACGGATTGGACGAGATGGATAACCGCATACTCTCTGTCCTCATAGATAATTTCAAAGGAGGTCCGGTGGGTCTCAATACGATCTCTACGGCTGTCGGTGAGGATTCCGGAACCTTGGAAGAGGTCTATGAGCCCTTTTTGATCATGGAGGGTTTTCTCGCGCGAACACCCCGAGGTAGGCAGGTGACAGAAAAGGCCTATCGCCATTTGGGCAGGACGATGGGCTCTGATGGATCCCTCTTCTGA
- the queG gene encoding tRNA epoxyqueuosine(34) reductase QueG, translating into MNAPEQNSRFIKKEAERLGFMACGISEATFLEDEAPRLEQWLNEGRHGSMQYMENHFDKRLDPRILVPGARSVVSLLFNYYQETQQRENAPKVSKYAYGEDYHFVVKDRLKELLAGIREEIGAVEGRCFVDSAPVLDKAWAARSGLGWVGKHSNLLSKQKGSFFFIAELIIDMDLAYDRPTTDHCGNCTACIDACPTNAIIEPYVVDGSRCISYFTIELKESIPSEFKGQMADWVFGCDICQDVCPWNRFSKRHNEPRFELREEIRSWSRSDWEEITEDVFKDAFRKSPIKRTGFEGIKRNLAFLQTPDEDQTT; encoded by the coding sequence ATGAACGCTCCTGAACAGAATTCTCGCTTCATCAAGAAGGAAGCGGAGCGGTTGGGGTTCATGGCATGCGGAATTTCTGAAGCGACATTCCTTGAAGATGAAGCACCTCGATTGGAGCAATGGCTCAACGAGGGAAGACATGGCTCCATGCAGTATATGGAGAATCATTTCGACAAACGCCTCGATCCTAGGATACTGGTACCCGGAGCACGATCGGTGGTCTCGCTACTCTTCAATTACTACCAAGAGACACAGCAAAGAGAGAATGCGCCCAAAGTCTCCAAATATGCTTATGGCGAGGACTATCATTTCGTGGTCAAGGATAGGTTGAAAGAGCTCTTAGCAGGGATCAGGGAGGAGATAGGAGCAGTAGAAGGGAGGTGTTTTGTAGACAGCGCTCCGGTATTGGACAAAGCATGGGCCGCTCGATCTGGTTTGGGCTGGGTCGGGAAACACAGTAATCTGCTCTCCAAGCAAAAGGGCTCCTTCTTTTTCATTGCAGAATTGATCATCGACATGGACCTTGCGTACGATAGGCCCACCACAGATCATTGTGGGAATTGCACGGCCTGTATCGATGCCTGCCCGACAAATGCCATCATAGAGCCCTATGTAGTGGATGGGAGCAGATGCATCTCATATTTCACCATCGAATTGAAAGAGAGTATCCCCAGCGAATTCAAAGGTCAGATGGCGGATTGGGTATTTGGCTGTGATATATGCCAAGACGTATGCCCTTGGAATAGATTTTCAAAAAGGCACAATGAACCTCGATTCGAATTGAGAGAAGAGATCCGTTCGTGGAGCAGGTCGGATTGGGAAGAGATAACAGAAGATGTGTTCAAAGATGCCTTCAGGAAATCACCTATTAAAAGGACGGGATTTGAAGGAATCAAACGGAATCTGGCATTTCTTCAGACTCCTGATGAGGATCAAACGACTTGA
- a CDS encoding PorT family protein encodes MVGVLCFCWSTLSAQVNEGPLFKAYFGAGVTSSQISGDRLNGFDQLGFNLGLGTELQRNAQWRPRLEIIFNQLGSRKNARPDEGDFDSYLLRLNYIQVPLTMSYLSGSTGFELGLAPGYLLSSREEDENGTVLGLGREFKDYDLGLILGIRYAFAERWELGTRLYQSTLAVRDHTGSSTFRLNRGQYSTAIQFILRYSVSG; translated from the coding sequence ATGGTCGGGGTTCTTTGTTTCTGCTGGAGCACGCTTTCAGCACAGGTGAATGAGGGACCGCTCTTTAAGGCCTATTTCGGAGCTGGAGTCACCAGTTCACAGATCTCCGGTGATCGCTTGAATGGCTTTGACCAACTGGGCTTCAACCTAGGCCTGGGAACAGAATTGCAACGCAATGCGCAATGGCGACCCAGACTGGAGATCATCTTCAACCAGCTCGGAAGTCGCAAGAATGCACGGCCTGATGAAGGGGATTTCGATAGCTATCTGCTCCGTCTGAACTACATTCAGGTTCCGCTAACGATGAGTTATCTCAGTGGCTCGACCGGTTTCGAGCTTGGCCTTGCTCCCGGGTACCTGCTCAGCAGTCGTGAGGAGGATGAGAATGGGACCGTGCTCGGATTGGGTAGGGAATTCAAGGACTATGATCTGGGCCTTATCCTTGGCATCCGCTATGCCTTTGCTGAGCGATGGGAGCTCGGTACACGCCTCTATCAATCGACCTTGGCAGTCAGGGATCATACCGGCAGTTCCACCTTCCGTCTGAACCGCGGTCAGTACAGCACAGCCATACAATTTATCCTGCGTTATTCCGTTAGTGGTTAA
- a CDS encoding TlpA family protein disulfide reductase, protein MRTLVLVLALMALPFISSAQKGEVPSVMLKDLKGATINSSEFDNDGKPYIINFWATWCSPCKRELNNIAEVYEDWVDETGVKLIAVSIDDTRTSRNVKPYVNASAWEYEIFLDENGDFRGAMNVAAPPYTFLVDGDGKIVYEHIGYNPGDEEELYEKILELVK, encoded by the coding sequence ATGAGAACACTTGTACTAGTACTCGCTTTGATGGCCCTCCCTTTCATCTCCTCCGCTCAGAAAGGCGAAGTTCCCTCGGTCATGCTCAAAGACCTGAAAGGGGCAACGATCAATTCCTCTGAATTCGATAACGATGGTAAGCCATACATCATCAATTTCTGGGCTACCTGGTGCAGCCCGTGCAAACGTGAACTCAATAACATAGCTGAGGTCTATGAGGATTGGGTGGATGAGACCGGTGTCAAATTGATTGCCGTATCCATCGATGATACGCGTACCTCTAGAAATGTGAAGCCCTATGTGAATGCAAGCGCCTGGGAATATGAGATATTCTTGGACGAGAATGGGGACTTCAGAGGAGCGATGAATGTTGCCGCACCACCGTATACATTCTTGGTAGATGGTGACGGTAAGATCGTCTATGAGCATATCGGATATAATCCGGGAGATGAAGAGGAACTATATGAGAAGATCCTCGAATTGGTGAAATGA
- a CDS encoding Omp28-related outer membrane protein — protein MNRIFTLLVAVVTLSVGVSAQSNKMLMIEEGTQASCGPCAAQNPAFDAMLEANNDKVVVMKYQTWWPGYDPMYLDNTEDVAARINYYGINGVPTAVGNGEEWANDCGAWPGAPACLSQDEIDAAYAEISPLTMDISAELVNGILEVSGTITADMALSGNLKLRIALTEQTITYEDAPGGTNGETEYNHVMKAFLGGAAGISLDDMAMGDVYIINETMAVGGLNIYNYDQLEVVAFVQDDTDKTVHQAAKDQSVDIVVDVANNATAGDVSGLPVVLCAGTQSISPVFTLINGGNEALTSADITYTASGGASMMMSWTGNIPTFGSEDIALDPIDVVSNLWNEATIHISVDNPNGATDDVDYDNDTWVNVAPAPESGASVEVSITTDAYGDEVYWEMRNGAGEIIAWGGNPNVGLDNIGTNTFPPPSDPDMYGNNTTYTEVVDLTGVDCFTFHITDYYGDGLLGSAGYTLKDSDGNTMHDDSDDYQVQAMKDFSSGAVGLTENELASSINIGPNPANDILNVRLNMDSGQENVIIEVMNSLGQMVHTQTLGAINGASLTEIDVKGLENGLYYVNVIAGEAIATTKVTVAK, from the coding sequence ATGAATAGAATCTTTACTCTCCTCGTTGCTGTAGTCACCCTAAGTGTAGGCGTCTCTGCGCAGAGCAACAAGATGTTAATGATCGAAGAAGGCACCCAAGCCTCTTGCGGTCCTTGTGCCGCTCAAAACCCGGCTTTTGATGCCATGCTCGAAGCGAATAATGACAAAGTCGTTGTAATGAAGTATCAGACCTGGTGGCCGGGATATGACCCCATGTATCTGGATAATACTGAAGACGTGGCAGCACGAATCAACTACTACGGTATCAATGGTGTACCTACTGCAGTTGGAAATGGTGAAGAGTGGGCCAATGATTGTGGTGCCTGGCCTGGTGCTCCAGCCTGCCTGAGTCAAGATGAGATAGATGCTGCATATGCTGAGATCTCTCCTCTTACTATGGATATCTCTGCGGAGCTAGTCAATGGAATTCTAGAAGTTTCTGGAACCATCACAGCGGACATGGCTCTCAGTGGGAACTTGAAACTACGTATCGCTCTCACCGAGCAGACCATCACCTATGAAGATGCTCCAGGAGGTACCAATGGCGAGACCGAGTATAATCACGTGATGAAAGCATTCTTAGGAGGTGCAGCCGGTATTTCTTTGGATGACATGGCGATGGGTGATGTTTACATCATCAATGAGACCATGGCTGTCGGAGGATTGAACATCTACAACTACGATCAATTGGAAGTAGTGGCGTTTGTTCAGGATGATACCGACAAGACCGTCCACCAAGCAGCAAAAGACCAGTCGGTCGATATCGTAGTAGATGTGGCTAACAATGCTACAGCCGGTGATGTAAGTGGTCTTCCTGTTGTTCTATGTGCCGGTACTCAGAGCATATCTCCAGTCTTCACTTTGATCAATGGAGGAAATGAAGCATTGACTTCAGCTGACATCACTTACACTGCCAGTGGAGGAGCCAGTATGATGATGAGTTGGACGGGTAACATCCCGACTTTCGGTTCTGAAGATATTGCGCTCGATCCTATCGATGTGGTCAGTAATCTATGGAATGAAGCTACCATCCATATCAGTGTAGACAATCCCAACGGTGCTACAGATGATGTGGATTATGACAATGACACCTGGGTGAATGTGGCCCCGGCCCCAGAATCAGGAGCTTCAGTAGAAGTCTCAATTACAACTGACGCTTACGGAGACGAAGTCTATTGGGAAATGAGAAACGGAGCTGGTGAAATCATCGCTTGGGGTGGTAATCCGAATGTAGGTCTGGATAATATCGGTACCAACACATTCCCTCCTCCCTCCGATCCGGATATGTATGGCAACAACACCACTTACACTGAGGTTGTCGACCTTACAGGAGTAGATTGCTTCACCTTCCACATCACCGATTACTACGGAGACGGACTTCTCGGAAGTGCAGGATACACTCTCAAAGACAGTGATGGGAATACCATGCATGATGATTCGGATGATTATCAGGTCCAAGCCATGAAGGATTTCTCTTCAGGAGCTGTTGGTCTCACTGAGAATGAACTCGCTTCTTCTATCAACATCGGTCCAAATCCTGCGAATGACATCTTGAATGTCAGACTGAACATGGATTCCGGTCAAGAGAACGTCATAATCGAAGTGATGAATTCCCTTGGTCAAATGGTCCACACTCAGACCCTTGGAGCGATCAATGGTGCTTCATTGACCGAGATCGATGTGAAGGGACTTGAAAACGGACTTTACTATGTCAATGTGATCGCTGGAGAAGCCATTGCTACGACCAAAGTCACTGTGGCCAAGTAA
- a CDS encoding Omp28-related outer membrane protein: MQKNLFIYIALLSSLFLTLSSCEEVEDPVLEVPGDGGGDVLDWELCPDVIPSEYQFPEFIPVSNPEQDVLLEDFTGHTCANCPEAAEVASDLEDAYPGRVHVASVHAGPGNGFQQVQAGYPTDFTTQAGDDYVDQIDPPIFGNPAGTINRLGGGPTGGIWFLPDQWPTKTDEALALEPRLSIQMEAFHCPQSHGLFVHSAIESEVSLDPSEYRYIIYLLRQKVISPQSDGSQTIEDYEHHNVLSDNINGSWGTAISPDTLAVEQMVELNHSYQLPDPALDSTYQVSNLALLGFVVDRQSEEVIQSQFLELD, translated from the coding sequence ATGCAAAAGAATCTTTTCATATACATCGCCCTTCTGTCATCTCTCTTCTTGACCCTTTCTTCTTGTGAAGAGGTAGAAGATCCGGTACTCGAAGTACCTGGTGATGGAGGTGGAGATGTGCTCGATTGGGAACTCTGCCCTGATGTCATTCCGAGCGAATATCAATTTCCCGAATTCATACCTGTCTCCAACCCTGAGCAGGACGTTCTTTTGGAGGACTTCACGGGACACACCTGTGCCAACTGTCCAGAAGCTGCGGAGGTAGCGAGCGACTTGGAAGATGCTTATCCCGGAAGGGTCCACGTGGCCAGTGTGCATGCAGGACCCGGGAATGGTTTTCAACAGGTACAAGCCGGATACCCGACCGATTTCACTACCCAAGCGGGAGATGACTATGTGGACCAGATCGACCCACCGATCTTTGGGAATCCTGCTGGGACCATCAATCGGCTCGGAGGCGGACCTACAGGAGGTATCTGGTTCCTTCCCGATCAATGGCCCACCAAGACCGATGAGGCTCTGGCCTTGGAACCTCGGTTGAGCATTCAGATGGAAGCCTTCCATTGTCCGCAGAGTCATGGTCTGTTCGTACACAGTGCTATCGAATCTGAAGTGAGTCTGGATCCCAGTGAGTATCGGTATATCATCTACCTTCTTCGGCAGAAGGTCATCTCACCCCAATCCGATGGTAGTCAGACCATAGAGGACTATGAACATCACAATGTACTCTCAGACAATATCAATGGCAGCTGGGGTACGGCCATTTCTCCAGATACGCTTGCTGTAGAGCAAATGGTCGAGCTCAACCACAGCTATCAACTACCCGATCCTGCACTGGACAGCACCTATCAGGTCAGTAATCTGGCCTTGCTAGGTTTTGTGGTCGATCGGCAGTCCGAAGAAGTCATCCAGAGTCAATTCTTGGAATTGGACTGA
- a CDS encoding T9SS type A sorting domain-containing protein gives MRTFLLTVFLASLSVATAQLRISDPGSTEDLSGTVYVVGQEPQSVEHEHPFEVVNESDLTLNVGCRRIELDVVPDQGMESTLCWVICPAYVPVGSQTVRVSDFTSMMDPGEVDESFVMHLRTYGYDACSSYRIEWFDADNDNIVFASIDLVFDHSSASCATGVDDLDISSILNLQPNPADDAVRLNLDRLDTPLNIQVFDILGQEVWTSRMAMGQEWLEIPTAAWNSGIYFVTFSAGDRAIHSEKLVVRH, from the coding sequence ATGCGTACATTCTTACTCACGGTCTTCCTTGCAAGCCTTTCGGTAGCCACTGCACAACTCAGGATTTCCGACCCAGGTTCGACCGAGGACCTTTCGGGTACGGTCTATGTCGTGGGTCAAGAACCGCAAAGTGTAGAACATGAGCATCCATTCGAGGTGGTCAATGAATCGGACCTGACACTCAATGTAGGATGTAGAAGGATCGAACTCGATGTGGTGCCCGATCAAGGCATGGAGAGTACACTCTGCTGGGTCATCTGCCCAGCCTATGTGCCTGTAGGCTCGCAGACGGTCAGAGTTTCTGATTTCACTTCCATGATGGATCCCGGAGAAGTTGATGAATCCTTTGTCATGCACTTGCGGACCTATGGTTATGACGCATGCTCCTCGTACAGGATCGAATGGTTCGATGCAGATAACGATAACATTGTCTTCGCATCGATCGATCTCGTCTTCGATCATAGCTCAGCTTCTTGCGCAACGGGTGTGGACGATCTGGATATCAGCTCGATACTCAATCTTCAGCCCAATCCAGCAGATGATGCGGTGCGCTTGAACCTGGACCGATTGGATACTCCACTCAATATCCAGGTATTCGATATTCTCGGCCAAGAAGTCTGGACCAGTAGGATGGCCATGGGTCAAGAATGGTTGGAGATCCCTACAGCAGCTTGGAATAGCGGGATCTATTTCGTGACCTTCTCTGCGGGAGACCGTGCGATCCACTCTGAAAAGCTGGTGGTCAGGCACTGA
- a CDS encoding NAD-dependent deacylase — protein MNKRRLIALTGAGISAESGLRTFRDSDGLWEEHRIEDVATPEAWEKDRDLVNRFYNLRRSQLAEAKPNEAHRQLAELQESWDVRVITQNVDDLHERAGSSEVLHLHGQLTQVRCSVCEEDIRDFGYSQLTRSDRCDLGHPLRPHIVWFGEPVPMIERAARWVESADVMLVVGTSLNVYPAAGLIHYRRSDCPIILVDPDTGMKAFESQGIQVINKKATEGMTLVARMLSELV, from the coding sequence ATGAATAAAAGAAGACTGATCGCACTCACAGGTGCAGGTATAAGTGCTGAGAGTGGACTGCGTACTTTCCGCGATAGCGATGGTCTCTGGGAAGAACATCGCATAGAAGATGTAGCCACCCCGGAAGCCTGGGAAAAAGACCGGGATCTGGTGAATAGATTCTATAACCTTAGAAGATCCCAGCTGGCCGAAGCCAAACCCAATGAGGCCCATCGCCAGCTGGCCGAACTCCAAGAGTCATGGGACGTACGAGTCATCACCCAGAATGTAGATGACCTGCATGAACGTGCAGGATCATCTGAAGTACTGCACCTCCATGGACAATTGACTCAAGTACGCTGTTCTGTATGTGAGGAGGACATCAGAGATTTCGGGTATAGTCAACTCACCCGAAGTGATCGCTGTGACCTAGGTCATCCACTCAGGCCCCATATCGTATGGTTCGGTGAGCCGGTTCCTATGATCGAGAGGGCTGCTCGATGGGTCGAATCAGCCGATGTGATGTTGGTCGTAGGGACTTCATTGAATGTTTACCCGGCTGCTGGTCTGATCCACTACCGGAGGAGCGACTGCCCGATCATACTGGTCGACCCTGACACGGGGATGAAGGCTTTTGAATCCCAAGGAATCCAGGTCATCAACAAAAAAGCCACCGAAGGGATGACCTTGGTGGCTCGAATGCTTTCTGAGTTGGTCTGA